The genomic interval TTTGATGCACCGCTGGGTCTTCAATGGAATTGTCGTCATTGTTGCCGGGAGGGGAAACAGGTTTGAAGAGTCGAAGCCGTTGAGCCAAGTCTATCAGTCTGTGAGATGCTCCTAAACTTTTGGAatccatgagagagagagagagagagagaggtctgTGATGGTTGTGCTTCAAGCGAGAGGATGGTTGGTCCAGTCCACTTAAGAGGTGATGAAAAGATCTAAAGTCCTCGTCTTAgttatgtatttaaaatttgtatgcTTGAGAAAGATATaactaaattataatattatgtgtCTATTAGCTAAATGTAATTgaattatgttattaatattttttgaattacctaatacatataaaataataaaaatactcatCAAATTTTACCGTCTCACATCGCCTGACCGCTTTAGATGAAAGATATTTTAATCATGCATTTCATCGTCTCACGTTGGCTTATCgtcttaaatgaaaaatatttttattattttacatatatatatattaaatgcttaagagataggaataatttttttgatgtaatttgtCAAAGATTATATCTTAATGCATGCACATGCCCTTTATGGGACTTTAATTAGTGGCAACAACCCCTAGACGGCGCCGCCCTGTCCTGAAAGGGGTTGGTtggataatttaaaaacatgGAAAACCTCTTAAAGCTACCATCTGTTTTGACAGCCAAAGACCATAAAGAATGTTATGTAGTCAAATGTGGTGTGCGTTAAAAGCATGAGCAAGGATAAAAATGGCACCGTGAATGTGGAGTCACACGAGAGAAGACAGGATCCAAACAAGATTATCAGCAATACAAAGTTAAAGATATAAAAAgtgtgattaagatgatttgatcAAGTAAAAATAAGACTAATTAAAGTATATAAGAGACATATAGATGATGGATTAAAAGAAAGTTATAGCAAATTCAAGGGATATTTTCCCCTTTAAACCGTGCCAGCCACAACCACCAAGCGGCCATGTTTAGCACACCGGAAAACGTAACATGTAGCTATTTACTATCCCATAAAGATGCTAATGTTTCAAGCTAAGCAGAGGAAAACACCAAAAGAACACTTAATATGGAAATCCCATAGGGACAAAAATTTCATTATTGGCATTTCAATACTTCTGTTCTGCTAATGCATAGTACAGACGTATTCGTACATAAACAAGATGTTTCTAAACAAATACAATTATGTTTCTTCAACATGGAACTTCAGGAGGCCCGGGATGTTATGCCATCACTTTCCCCCAGATGTACATGAATCCAGAGCTTGTCGTGGCCTGTCATGATATTGATATAGCTTTCCTTAACTTTGAAGGGGTCCTGCATGAACAACCAACCAGTTAAAATCTGTACACAGCTTTATGAGTCATTTAGTATGGATTACCTGAAGGGAGCTCTGCCTAATGGAAACTAGAGCAGTTGTGTCATCGACCCCAAAATTTATGAGCGGCACCTTCTTCATAACTTCGACATCTGAAATGGATTGTAGATATTAATCTACCTTATATACTAGATATTACGTGTCATTGATAAGATGCATTCCTTTTCATATTCATTGCATGGACAATGGTATGGCAGAATTTTTGCTGATTAAACTTGTGATCAATTGCAGGGACAAGGAGTTAGCTTCGTtttcaaaataagttttctACTATTGAACAGAAGAGAGCAAAAACTGATGCTCTGAAAATACTTGATTCTGGAAAAATGGTATGGTAAtgccaaaatcaaaaacaatagGGAAAGTGGGAAGCAACTTTTAAATGCTTCAGATTCcagaaatacaaaataatcaaattgtaAACCTTGTATTTGGATATCTGATCCAGAAAAGCCGGTGGTCTTTGGTACACGATTGATGCTGCCCTAATCAAAATCCTAGCAGTTAAGCCCCATATCACAAACTCTTTACTATCTGTTTCATAGTCGAAGTAATGAAGCAGGTGCTTCGCACCCATCCACTCTATCTCGTTTGCTCTCCAATTTTCAACCTGACATTTTTagaagataaatttttattaaatatcaaatagaaagtcagtttagggtttagggtaaGGCAGCAAACAAAAATGACCCTCCCCTAACCCTCATGAAGCAGGGAGCCTCGGGATGCGTATCAAATAGCAAGTTGGTGATAGAGGCAAAAGGAGATAACAAAGCAAAGGCCAAACCTTTATAAACATCTCCAAGGGAACATCAAATACTTCTTCCACTTCAGCAACATCTGGAGTAGGACTGAATGCCCTTTTGTCATAAAGTATACCAATGACAGGAGTTACTCTGATGCAATACTGCAAAAAGTCATTATCAAAatccaaaaacaaaattattctGACAAGATGCTacatgaagaaattgaagatttACTGAAGGACAAAACAAGGGGTAAAGGCACGCTTGCGATCAAAGTTATGTGAGCATATGCCCAAACCAGCTACAAATTAGTCTATTGGTTAGAATCATCTGAACCCAATTAGTACCAGCTTCGCTAGGCTCAAAGCAgttcaaaatcccaaatttaGAATTGACATAGCAAGTCCTGTCAATTATGAGTTAGCTAAGTTCAATTCCAGTTGTATCTATCATCATTCTCACTTAAATAGACCTTCTTTCTTCACATCTTCAAATCTTATGATCCAACCTCTTCTAACCATTTCTCGAGTAAATACCTAGGGATGACAATGGGTCGCCCATTTACCCATTTGCAATACCCATTTACTAAATGTTCAAATATATCcttcaaatatgaatttttcaaacttatttcaATCTTAAATGGGTAATTAAGGCTTATTTTAGTAAAtgttcaaataattttatttctctGACTCAAAATATGACTTTTTCATAATCATTTAACTTTAAATGAGTAAATGAGACTCATTTATTAACCCATTTCCATCCCTAGGGTATACCCAAACAAGAACCCATAATGCCAGCAAAATTGCATTAAGTCAAATTCCACAATAAATTACTCCAGTGGCTAACGCCACAGAAGCTACTGCAAGATCATGGAACTTCAGAATGTCATTTTGAGGAAGCAAAATACAGAGGTTCAAGACCCAGCCCAGTGACAACTAAAGAGCAAACTGAAGCTTCCATAAGGAAATATCTTCTAGAGGAGTAAAACAAAAACATTATTAATTATCCAGGCCTCATTTCCAGTTAACTCAACTGGAATAAGATTCAGTTAAAATCAGACAACTGAAATACAAATACATAGAGAAAGCACCAGAggaattctatttgcaaccttAGACAAGAACGGTTCAAGGACTGTCACAACATTCACTAGAGAAGGATCTAACCCTATCTCCTCCTTAGCTTCCCGAATCGCCGTTTCGACATCATCTGCATCTCCCTCCTCTGCTTTTCCCCCTGGCAATGCAACCTCACCTGCAACAGAGGCACCTCATTGCTGAAATCAACAAACCTAAGTACCTCTAAAACAACCCATAAACAAGAAGAGACCCCCCTTACTGAAATCAACAAACAATCACTTCCATCAAATCACAAACACCTCTTCAAATGACAACGGACAACATAATCTAATCAACATCAGCCAAACAAATCCTAATTATTATGAGACAAACAATGTTAATTCACCAAATTGAATAAAACCCACCTGCTAAATTGCCCAAATTCCGAACACAAGCACATCGCAACGATCATCTGACATAGATATAcaattatacatatatgtacatatatacgCAGAGATAAATGCAAGCTTTCTTCACAAACCTGAGTGAGTGGAGAGCCTAGAAGACCGCTTGGTGAGAATGACACGAAGATCGCCATCGTCGCCTTCAAAGAGACAGATCAGAACAGCGGCTCTACCGGATCCGACTCTTTGGGGTTGTTGGATAACTGGGTTTGCAGATTCCACAGATCCCGCCGGGACTTTAGGCGCTTCAACGTCAGTGAATGTTGGAGTGGGTTTGTACTGTTGTAGCCGTCGAGCTAAGATGCCGAGGCCTTGGGATCCATGAAAATAGTTTTCTGACTTCATGGCGAGCTTGGAGATCAATGATTGAACGTGCAAATCTAGGCATGTAAAACAGGGCAGTGGCCTGTGGGGGCGGACCCGGCCTAGACCATGACGAGTTAGGTTTAGTTCAGCTTACTCTCTTAAATAAGAGAATATCAAACtaaatttagaataatttttaatttaagatataaaataattaaaataaaattgagaaatattttaaaatttttatcaagctgtttattaaattttttaaaatacactaaataacataaatattactttttttcttatctataaagattaagatatgtttatcttgagAGATGAAAAAGGTaagtatatattgaaaaatcaagataagaggttattaatgtttttttctaaaaataatcagataaacttaacaaatatgttgaaaatgataaaagtcCGAAATGCATCTcatatcttgactttttatcccatatcttgattaacaaacgtaGAGTTGACCCCAGTTTAATATGTGTAGGCTTATGACTTGGCTTGAGTTTGTTAGCTTGAAAAGTCTTAGTTTACGGGtgttgttattaaaatattataataaatttatttgattagggATATCATTTTTAAGtctcataaatttataaaaaaaaaataattaaagagcATAATTCTTGTATAAATAAtctgatatttaaattaaatattaaatatattaaaaattataaaataaaatttataccaATATtagaaacatatattttttagcaCGAAAAGAGTCTTAGATTGTAATCGACCTACGAGAGCCTTGACAGAGAATGGGACTCCCCGATAGGGTTAGCCAGGGGCTACCTTCCataacccccctccccccaagtCGTCGTGGTTAGCCAGCACATGTGCCTTTCGCGGAGGGAGAGCCCTTGTGGCCTGCGATAGTAGACTTGCAAGTCACGAAGACCACCTACTGCAACAGACTTGATCTCTCACAACCCTCCATCATTTGGTCAAATTGATTAATATAGGTTaactcattttattattatttattaattaaactttttaatatgtatttttgTCATGACATATTAATAGGGTTTGTGTttgatgtaaatttatttttaaataaaaaagtaaaaataattaaaattttgaagctaaaaaattatatgttagaATCaatcacttaaaaaaattattttatacacaattatatatagttatacacaaaaaatcataatcaccttaaataaatatgaatatatattttttaataagaaacGTGCACATGGATGGActttttatagtttttaaatatttataaatttaatataattttaaaaatgtagttGGATCATTAGAAATTAGAGAATGAAAaccattaaagataaaaatttcaatttttaaacatttaacTACTAATTtctaagttttaaatttttattttaaaagtgaaatttgtatttttaaaaatatcttatatcctcttcattaaataaataaatataattttttataataattataaacttatataaACAACATAGAAAAAATTCTACTCACTTTAATCTATCTGGACTCGAGAGTTCAGGAACATTATCTTGAATGGACTCATAGATTGAgttgaattttgtgttttcctaATGAATTAGATCgacatattttttattcatagaTCGAGTTGAATCTTGTGTTTTCTTAATAAATTAGATCGACATATTTCTTGTTTAGCATGtctatctatttttaaaaatatgttcttgCCATGTATACTTTATAACTGCAAGGAGACAATGATGGTAGGtcaataaattaaacaaaattcaCTAGAAAAAGTTGTTAATATTGTTGTTCGTGAATGGCTTGATATGTGATGGAATAGGTTAAAAAAAGCCAGATGAATTATGGTTATTGGAAGCAgagaaattaagaaatgtgGAAATTGTACACAAGCAAGCGTGCAGCAAAGTTGGAGTCTTGAAAAGACAATATAAATCCACAAGGGAAGAGAGACGAGTCTTCTCTATTTACATTATGAAGAAGATTCacccaaaatatacaaattcaagAAATGAGGGAAAAAAAACAAACGAAGCAAGACCAAGAAAAGGCCAGGTGACTCGCAATCGCATCCTATTCTCTTTCATTCTATACTGCATGGCACATTCAAATTAATAGAAACACCAATGAACCtcagaaattcaaaaagaattgACTTCTctccatatcttcttcttcaacataTACGACTGAGAACAAATGATTTGTCCTTTAAATGCATCAACATCCATTTCTTGCTAAGAGATATTGATAGATGGCTTCCTCTTCTT from Diospyros lotus cultivar Yz01 chromosome 8, ASM1463336v1, whole genome shotgun sequence carries:
- the LOC127807135 gene encoding nudix hydrolase 15, mitochondrial-like isoform X1, coding for MKSENYFHGSQGLGILARRLQQYKPTPTFTDVEAPKVPAGSVESANPVIQQPQRVGSGRAAVLICLFEGDDGDLRVILTKRSSRLSTHSGEVALPGGKAEEGDADDVETAIREAKEEIGLDPSLVNVVTVLEPFLSKYCIRVTPVIGILYDKRAFSPTPDVAEVEEVFDVPLEMFIKVENWRANEIEWMGAKHLLHYFDYETDSKEFVIWGLTARILIRAASIVYQRPPAFLDQISKYKMSKL
- the LOC127807135 gene encoding nudix hydrolase 15, mitochondrial-like isoform X2, which codes for MKSENYFHGSQGLGILARRLQQYKPTPTFTDVEAPKVPAGSVESANPVIQQPQRVGSGRAAVLICLFEGDDGDLRVILTKRSSRLSTHSGEVALPGGKAEEGDADDVETAIREAKEEIGVTPVIGILYDKRAFSPTPDVAEVEEVFDVPLEMFIKVENWRANEIEWMGAKHLLHYFDYETDSKEFVIWGLTARILIRAASIVYQRPPAFLDQISKYKMSKL